A part of Aegilops tauschii subsp. strangulata cultivar AL8/78 chromosome 2, Aet v6.0, whole genome shotgun sequence genomic DNA contains:
- the LOC141041574 gene encoding uncharacterized protein: MSPAVAPPTAEAGPDPPAQHPEVEIITMRVVSAAEDADEAEPAVDTTSLSCPVLLVPTSSSLAKGMHVLLVQPATDSPAASLVPASRGDDAPAVQQARDKDARNSKAARELRGWLMVLATVIASITYASGLNPPGGFQGGGGDRVTPVLRATSPRRYTTFYYCNTSAFALSLSIVLLVASQDLRRLAKIKVLEIIVALDVLALLMAYIVGSTFGLEELGVCAGLVLIVPVALVVMSSRICGKYFWDEL; the protein is encoded by the coding sequence ATGTCGCCGGCTGTTGCACCGCCCACCGCCGAGGCCGGACCTGATCCACCGGCTCAGCATCCCGAGGTAGAGATCATCACCATGCGCGTGGTCTCGGCAGCGGAAGATGCCGACGAGGCCGAGCCGGCCGTGGATACCACCAGCTTATCGTGCCCAGTACTGCTGGTTCCCACATCATCGTCCTTGGCCAAAGGCATGCACGTGCTGCTCGTCCAGCCCGCCACGGACTCGCCGGCGGCGTCGCTGGTCCCCGCCAGCCGCGGGGACGACGCACCGGCTGTTCAGCAGGCGAGGGATAAGGACGCCCGCAACAGCAAGGCCGCCAGGGAGCTCCGGGGCTGGCTGATGGTCCTCGCCACCGTGATCGCCTCCATCACCTACGCCTCAGGGCTCAACCCGCCCGGCGGCTTCCAAGGCGGAGGCGGGGACAGGGTGACGCCCGTCCTCCGCGCCACGAGCCCCAGGAGGTACACCACCTTCTACTACTGCAACACGTCCGCCTTCGCGCTGTCCCTCTCCATCGTGCTCCTGGTGGCCAGCCAGGACCTGCGGAGGCTCGCCAAGATCAAGGTGCTGGAGATCATCGTGGCGCTGGACGTGCTCGCGCTGCTCATGGCCTACATCGTCGGCTCCACGTTCGGGTTGGAAGAGCTCGGTGTTTGCGCCGGCCTGGTGCTCATCGTGCCGGTGGCCCTCGTCGTCATGTCGTCTCGCATCTGTGGGAAATACTTCTGGGACGAACTCTGA
- the LOC109786131 gene encoding uncharacterized protein isoform X2, translated as MTTRDTPLRSYPPLHSRLLHSRFRTGQSGAMKAVAGHQYHGVHPPSPTPATKISIPVSAGGGAEAALLGKGRYKAWTLAAIALLALWSMFAASVTLRWSSGDLAAAPWDLSSPLLDDLDPLEMEEREKLVRRMWDLYTRTGDHVWLPRFWQEAFEAAYEELAGDDTPASDAAVSEIARMAIHRPELEQAETVHCDHLEKWRPKPPG; from the exons ATGACGACACGCGACACACCCCTACGATCCTACCCGCCACTCCACTCCCGGCTTTTACATTCGAGGTTCAGGACCGGCCAGAGTGGAGCAATGAAGGCCGTCGCCGGCCACCAGTACCACGGCGTCCACCCACCGTCGCCGACGCCGGCGACTAAGATCTCCATTCCTGTCTCCGCCGGCGGGGGCGCGGAGGCGGCGCTGCTCGGGAAGGGGCGGTACAAGGCATGGACCCTCGCCGCCATCGCCCTCCTCGCGCTCTGGTCCATGTTCGCCGCCTCCGTCACCCTCCGCTGGTCCTCCGGCGACCTTGCCGCCGCCCCCTGGGACTTGAGTAGTCCCCTCCTCGACGACCTCGACCCGCTC GAGATGGAGGAAAGGGAGAAACTAGTGCGCCGGATGTGGGACTTGTACACGCGCACTGGTGATCATGTATGGCTTCCGCGGTTCTGGCAAGAAGCATTTGAGGCTGCATATGAGGAGCTTGCTGGTGATGATACGCCTGCAAGTGACGCAGCTGTATCGGAGATTGCTCGCATGGCAATTCACAGGCCTGAGCTTGAGCAGGCAG AAACAGTACACTGTGACCATTTGGAGAAGTGGAGGCCCAAGCCTCCAGGGTGA
- the LOC109786131 gene encoding uncharacterized protein isoform X1, giving the protein MKAVAGHQYHGVHPPSPTPATKISIPVSAGGGAEAALLGKGRYKAWTLAAIALLALWSMFAASVTLRWSSGDLAAAPWDLSSPLLDDLDPLEMEEREKLVRRMWDLYTRTGDHVWLPRFWQEAFEAAYEELAGDDTPASDAAVSEIARMAIHRPELEQAGNNN; this is encoded by the exons ATGAAGGCCGTCGCCGGCCACCAGTACCACGGCGTCCACCCACCGTCGCCGACGCCGGCGACTAAGATCTCCATTCCTGTCTCCGCCGGCGGGGGCGCGGAGGCGGCGCTGCTCGGGAAGGGGCGGTACAAGGCATGGACCCTCGCCGCCATCGCCCTCCTCGCGCTCTGGTCCATGTTCGCCGCCTCCGTCACCCTCCGCTGGTCCTCCGGCGACCTTGCCGCCGCCCCCTGGGACTTGAGTAGTCCCCTCCTCGACGACCTCGACCCGCTC GAGATGGAGGAAAGGGAGAAACTAGTGCGCCGGATGTGGGACTTGTACACGCGCACTGGTGATCATGTATGGCTTCCGCGGTTCTGGCAAGAAGCATTTGAGGCTGCATATGAGGAGCTTGCTGGTGATGATACGCCTGCAAGTGACGCAGCTGTATCGGAGATTGCTCGCATGGCAATTCACAGGCCTGAGCTTGAGCAGGCAGGTAATAATAATTAG
- the LOC109786034 gene encoding pectinesterase QRT1: MAAAAAGKRPSCAVVLGLLLAAVSAAGAEFITWEDLTMPAVARLIRGAPVDVKSAAAGRGGVGVSTIVVSQDGTGHSRTVQGAVDMVPAGNTRRVKILVRPGVYREKVTVPITKPFVSLIGMGTGRTVITWNARASDIDATGHQVGTFYSASFAIEADYFCASHITFENSAPAAPPGAVGMQAVALRLSGDKTMLYRCRILGTQDTLFDNIGRHYLYNCDIQGSIDFIFGNARSLYQGCALHAVATSYGAIAASQRSSASDESGFSFVGCRLTGSGMLYLGRAWGRYARVVYAFCDLGGIVVPQGWSDWGDRARTKTVMFGEYKCKGPGASSRQRVPWSRALTYEEARPFLGRDFINGEQWLRL; encoded by the exons ATGGCCGCCGCCGCGGCGGGCAAGCGGCCCAGCTGCGCCGTCGTGCTGGGCTTGCTGCTGGCGGCCGTGTCGGCCGCCGGCGCCGAGTTCATCACGTGGGAGGACCTGACCATGCCGGCCGTGGCGAGGCTCATCCGCGGCGCGCCCGTGGACGTCAAGTCGGCGGCGGCAGGCCGCGGGGGCGTGGGAGTGAGCACGATCGTGGTGTCGCAGGACGGGACGGGGCACTCGCGGACCGTGCAGGGCGCCGTCGACATGGTGCCCGCCGGGAACACGCGGCGGGTCAAGATCCTCGTCAGGCCCGGGGTGTACAG GGAGAAGGTGACGGTGCCGATCACGAAGCCGTTCGTGTCGCTGATCGGCATGGGGACCGGGCGCACGGTGATCACATGGAACGCGCGGGCGTCGGACATCGACGCGACGGGGCACCAGGTCGGCACCTTCTACTCCGCCTCCTTCGCCATCGAGGCCGACTACTTCTGCGCAAGCCACATCACCTTCGAG AACTCGGCGCCGGCCGCGCCGCCGGGAGCGGTGGGGATGCAGGCGGTGGCGCTGCGGCTGTCCGGCGACAAGACCATGCTGTACAGGTGCAGGATACTGGGGACCCAGGACACGCTCTTCGACAACATCGGGAGGCACTACTTGTACAACTGCGACATCCAGGGCTCCATCGATTTCATTTTCGGGAACGCGAGGTCCCTGTACCAG GGCTGCGCGCTGCACGCGGTGGCGACGAGCTACGGCGCGATCGCGGCGTCGCAGCGGAGCTCGGCGTCGGACGAGTCGGGGTTCTCGTTCGTGGGGTGCCGGCTGACCGGCTCCGGCATGCTGTACCTGGGCAGGGCGTGGGGCAGGTACGCCCGGGTGGTGTACGCTTTCTGCGACCTCGGCGGCATCGTCGTGCCCCAGGGCTGGAGCGACTGGGGCGACCGCGCCAGGACCAA gACGGTGATGTTCGGGGAGTACAAGTGCAAGGGGCCCGGGGCGAGCTCGCGGCAGCGGGTGCCGTGGTCGCGGGCGCTCACCTACGAGGAGGCGCGCCCCTTCCTCGGCCGGGACTTCATCAACGGCGAGCAGTGGCTCCGGTTGTAG